CTATTACCGAAGGGCCGCAGAGATTCAGCCGCAAGACGCCGTCGTCTATTTCAATCTCGGCCTCGCCTTGTTCGACCTCGAGCGCCTCGACGATGCCGTGGGGGCATTCGAGCGGACGCTCTCCCTCGATTCGCGCTTCGCCGACGCGCACTACATGCTGGCGAACATTCATGTCCGCAACCGGGACCTCGAGCGCGCCCGAGCGAGCTACGAGAAGTTCCTCGAGCTCGCGCCCGACTCCCCGAACGCGGAAGCGGCTCGCACGGCGCTCGAGCAGCTGAAGGAGTCCTGAGCTCGTCATGACGGCCGTCGCGGCGGTGCTTGCCGTCGTCGTATCGGCTCAGGATCCCGGAGCGTTCGAAGCATCATTCGAAAGGGGCCTCGCCGCGCTCGCAGCAGGCGAATACGCTTCGGCGGTCGAAAGTTTCGAGGACGCTCTCCGGATCCAGCCCGACCATACGCAAGCCCGTTTCAATCTGGCAAGGGCTCTGCGGGAGCTCGGTGAGGGGGCGAAGGCCCTCGATCAGTTGCTCGCGATCGAAGATCGTATGGTCGATCG
The Vicinamibacteria bacterium DNA segment above includes these coding regions:
- a CDS encoding tetratricopeptide repeat protein produces the protein MTAVAAVLAVVVSAQDPGAFEASFERGLAALAAGEYASAVESFEDALRIQPDHTQARFNLARALRELGEGAKALDQLLAIEDRMVDR